In the Sinorhizobium arboris LMG 14919 genome, one interval contains:
- the lysS gene encoding lysine--tRNA ligase — translation MTDKTDTAGLSSDVTEVRSQKLELLREQIGDVYPAHFHRTITNAALAERYAGLEPDTESGETVTVAGRVFSSRNSGMFMDLHDASGKIQIFSHKDTAPEEARALLPMIDLGDIIGVTGEVRRTKRGELTVNAKEITMLCKSLLPMPEKYHGLADIETRYRKRYLDIMVNEESKLRFQQRSRIVSSLRRFLEDEGFMEVETPMLQPIYGGATAEPFKTHHNTLKLDMYLRIAPELYLKRILVSGLTDKVFEINRNFRNEGVSTRHNPEFTMMECYWAYADYEDVMGLVERMFETLALAVHGRTEFEFGDQQLSFKGPFPRVSMPAAVKDATGIDFLAIKSDEEARQAARNAGIEVEKDATWGEVLAFLFEEKVEATLIQPAHVIHFPKDISPFAKEVPGEPRLVERFETYCNGWEIGNAFSELNDPVEQRARMVEQMEQAHARGEKEKTLDEDFLDAMDQGMPPAGGLGIGVDRLIMLLTNSPSIRDVILFPARRQKAD, via the coding sequence ATGACCGACAAGACAGACACCGCCGGCCTTTCCTCCGACGTGACGGAAGTGCGTTCCCAGAAGCTCGAACTGCTTCGCGAGCAGATCGGCGACGTTTATCCGGCGCATTTCCACCGGACCATCACCAATGCCGCACTCGCCGAAAGATATGCGGGGCTCGAGCCCGACACGGAAAGCGGAGAGACGGTAACCGTTGCCGGCCGCGTCTTCTCCTCGCGCAATTCCGGCATGTTCATGGACCTCCATGACGCTTCAGGCAAGATCCAGATCTTCTCGCACAAGGATACGGCGCCGGAAGAGGCGCGCGCGCTTCTGCCGATGATCGACCTCGGCGACATCATCGGCGTCACCGGCGAGGTGCGCCGCACCAAGCGCGGCGAACTGACGGTGAACGCCAAAGAGATCACCATGCTCTGCAAGTCGCTTCTGCCGATGCCGGAGAAGTATCACGGGCTTGCTGACATCGAGACGCGCTACCGCAAGCGCTACCTCGACATCATGGTCAACGAGGAATCGAAGCTGCGTTTCCAGCAGCGAAGCCGTATCGTATCGAGCCTGCGCCGCTTCCTCGAGGACGAAGGCTTCATGGAAGTGGAAACGCCGATGCTGCAGCCGATCTACGGCGGCGCGACGGCCGAACCCTTCAAGACGCATCACAATACGCTGAAGCTCGACATGTATCTGCGCATCGCGCCCGAGCTTTACCTGAAGCGCATCCTCGTTTCGGGCCTTACTGACAAGGTCTTCGAGATCAACCGCAACTTCCGCAACGAAGGTGTCTCGACCCGGCACAATCCTGAATTCACCATGATGGAGTGCTACTGGGCCTATGCGGATTACGAGGACGTGATGGGCCTCGTGGAGCGCATGTTCGAGACCCTGGCGCTTGCGGTTCACGGCAGGACCGAATTCGAGTTCGGCGACCAGCAGCTCTCCTTCAAGGGGCCGTTCCCGCGCGTTTCGATGCCGGCTGCCGTCAAGGACGCGACCGGGATCGATTTCCTTGCGATCAAGAGCGACGAGGAAGCCCGTCAGGCGGCGCGCAACGCCGGTATCGAGGTCGAGAAGGATGCGACCTGGGGCGAGGTCCTCGCCTTCCTCTTCGAAGAAAAGGTCGAAGCGACGCTGATCCAGCCTGCCCATGTCATCCACTTCCCGAAGGACATCTCGCCCTTCGCCAAGGAGGTGCCGGGCGAGCCGCGGCTCGTCGAGCGGTTCGAGACCTATTGCAACGGCTGGGAGATCGGCAACGCCTTTTCCGAACTCAACGATCCGGTCGAGCAGCGCGCCCGCATGGTCGAGCAGATGGAACAGGCCCATGCGCGCGGCGAGAAGGAAAAGACGCTGGACGAGGACTTCCTCGATGCCATGGACCAGGGCATGCCGCCGGCCGGAGGATTGGGGATCGGTGTCGACCGCCTCATCATGCTGCTCACCAACTCGCCGTCGATCCGCGACGTCATTCTCTTCCCGGCCCGCCGCCAGAAGGCCGATTGA